In Mauremys reevesii isolate NIE-2019 linkage group 9, ASM1616193v1, whole genome shotgun sequence, the genomic stretch acacagaaactgcaaccagaatgataagtctctctctctctctctctctctctctctctctctcccagggctgacCATACACGAGGCAGAAGATCTGTGGTACCACTACTGGCaccaggacagcaggctcctgggctataagaacacagccagggtggaggaggtaaggacactgtggcagggcatgacacagctcagggagtggggctggctggggtccctgcagtggatgcctcctggagacaggacaagagcccactccttatttccagctcaaAGTTCCTCATCCAGCACCCAGTGGGACAGGCTGGTGCTAAAGGTCCCACATTGGAACCTCGCTAGTTTCCGTGATTTGAGTGTCTTACATGGAGCCATTGCTACGTGCCATAAGGAGAATCCccgggtgggtgagttaatatagAATTATGGCTCTAGGtgtctctgctccttgtccccctggCTGATCCCCAAGTGTCTGAGAGGAGAGCACTGGGTCAGTCAGTCACTATTGCTTGATCAGACCCTTGTTTAATTCCCTTCACCctgtagaagcagagaaaggaggtggggtttgcccaattccattgccagtcaggaagcagaacgCCCCAACCTGGGAACTGGGTAGGGGACACAGTGAGCTCCAGAATCAATATGGACCACATGCACCCCTCTCATGTCTCCAGACCCGGCCATGGAATGGCAGAGTATCTGGACCTCAGCCACTGTTCCAAAGAAGCACATTGTCACTGACCCAAGTTGCGGCTACTTGCTGCACAAGTAGAAAATCGaagaccccccgccccccgtctcACAACTGTGGTGAGAACATCCAAACCATGGAACACACCATAACACAGTGCCCCCAGATTGGAGTCAAAGGTGAAGTGGGTGATTTCCACAACATCACAGAGGAGACCTTGGAATGGCTCCTGGATCTACAAGTGCATATACAGAATGCTGCTCTATAGACGCCACGTGAGAGAGACTGTGTGAGCTTGTCCTGCCTCCCAcaagctgaattgctgcagcagaagaaaagtttcCTAGGAGTGTCTGTGATGGGGACAGGGAAATGAGTCTCCTTATCCTTGTCAGGTTGCAGATTGGATTCCCTTTGGAAGAAACCAAGGAGCTGCAGAGGCCTTACCCAGCTACTAGAGAAATCACTAATTTGGGGggaatagacctttggtctgtcagctccaatcccctcccccacatgcacactcctctagccactgaggtgcaggagatgtctctgctggaagcaatacagggtcccctatcatctctgtgcGCTGCACAGCAGAGTGGGCCCTGCTCACCCACATTAGAGATCTATTTCCAGCCCATCATGGCCCCTGTGGTAAATTGCCCTCCAGAAAGAGCCACTGGAGGCTTTGGTCCCTAAGCATCTGCCACCTTTTAATAAAGGGGCTTCCCTGAGCCATGGGACCCTGAAAGCCTCCTGGGGAATGAACTGCCTTGGCTACAGCAGCTCTCTTACCCTCCCTTTGGGGCACTAGAGGGTGAGGCCATTCTATCTCCAGGACTtggaggctggctctgggcaatctgctaAAGCCTCGTgtcctgttggttttaggtctttggaaaattcttctctgAGGGGCAGAGAAAATACTTCCTCCAGACAGCAATGCTGGCAATCCATGATCCCCTGCTGCatgtcagccaggctgggctgctcctcacatcctccatcctgggggaagcccagcaacTGATGGGGGACAAGGTAAGCAGCTGCATTAGACTCAGGAGATTGGGGCGGGGCCCAGGCCTCATTCCCATCTTATCACTATTCACTGGCCTGGGAGCAAGGAGCCTAGTGGGGACTTCTGGACTTCATGGACTTCTGTTCTTAGAATGTGATGCTCTGCTATcactcctgggaagggcaggagagtcccctaagtgccctgtgtgaacctttcctgccccacagagctgcaccCATTTCCCTGTGGCCTAGTGTCCATGTCACCGGAGCCACCCTCCAGAATTGCTCCCATCACTGGGAGCctgggaggccaaggactgatgggtgatggcgactggccaggcagttctgaggcacatgggtgggggaagcttgtcctgctgctggcagggctggaccTGCTCTACAGAGAAGGGGAGGATTcagtcagcaggggctgctgacctgccccgttcaccagggctgccatcctgtggcttcagcatttgtcactggggtgacttgggcagggctggctctggcttttttgctgccccaagcaaaaaaaaaaaaggggggggggaagaccaccggagcggcaaagcagggaaaaaacaaaaacaaaccacagcggggccagagcggcaaagcggggtggggaggaaactgcagcacagccggagcagcaaagcaggggaaaaacaaaacaaaacaacaacataaaaccacggtggggctggagcggtaaagggggcggggggaacagggtgctggagcggcaaagcaggtgaaaaaaaacaacctgcggCGCGGCTGGAGCGCCAAAGTGGGGGTGGAGGAACGGCAcagccggcaaagcaggggagaacaaaacaaaaaaccctacagggtggccggagccaggggactccctgtgctgcagagtgcgcgacTGGTCtaatggggggaaggagagggagcgaggggggagagagagagaggggcagccagggcttcaggtgggcgctcaccccgcggccccgacctccgcgccgcctgccgggagggctccgagctgctccggtcggtggggagggaaggacgcgggctgccctgccgaatttgctgcagggcgctcccctcctctgccccctacagggcggccagagcagcaaacaaaaaaaaaagcgtcaatgccgccctaggattgggcggaatgccgccccctagaatctgccgccccaagcaccagcttgctcagctggtgcctggagccggccctggacttggggaaaggtctcaacctccccccatcccacttcactgctgccagaatccctccttcccccctccctgccctacctgggtggggatggaggtaggggtggaggagagggttctaCAAACTTGAGCGGTGTCCCCAGGtgggttggaggtggaacagctgtcaggggcactgagggggaggtGGCAGGAGCTAACCCTACAAGGAGGGTGGTTGGCACTGGAGGTCACTACAGAGGACAACAAGCCTCCATCCTGGGGATCAGGagggtgaatccaccactcagaTATGAGCAGCTCCTGGGTGTAAATGGTGCTGGTTCCAGGTGTCCTAAtcctccctgattcctgggcaGTGTCTCAGTCTCTGACATGTTCTCATTCCCCTGCAGTTGGAGGATGTCACAGCCAAGGTGATGTGCCAGCTCTGCATCATCCGGCACTTGCACCAGGTGCCCGAGGCGCTGCAAGGACTGTGCCTCATCTGATGCCCTTAAAGGTTCTCCTCCCATGTTCAGCAActcccgctccctgctgcaggtactgctctgtctcactgtaaatggggggctagtggaaggggaaatggaggcccctgtcactgacagaaactctctcccctctctgtggaccagggtccttccctctgaccccaaacttccttcatctggggcatgagctcttcccctcactcccatacccctcccctctttccttcctctgacccccatcccattccccgTGCTCCCAGGCAGAGATCTCCCTGCCCCATATGGCGCAGAAGGACCTTTGTGTCAGGGCTACAGACTGCCTACCCAACTGAAGCTCAGGAAGCTCCACATttgaggaggtgaggatgggcCAGAGGCTCAAGGCCTGCTTCACCTCCTGCCCTTTATTCTTCCTTTGGCCCTTCTATGGACTCTCCGAGGGTAACATGAATAggaacctcctccccacctgtctTCTAGGCCCTGGGTGTGTGACTGCCTCCCAGATGGGTGCAGTCAGAAGCTGAGCCacctcagggagcagtggggacaggtcaCCTTGTTCTATGAAACCAAGCAGTGCTAGTTCTCAAAGAGGCTGAGAGGGAAGACCACGCTCCCTCATGGAGGTAAGAGCCATTTACTTCTTTGGGCAGATGGGTCTCCTGGGGGAGAAATGGGAtccctgctgcatagcctggttgggagcttcccccatcccTGGGACAGAGACATCTCCATCAATGCGCCAGTCTTGTTTTTTTTCCTAGCAAGAGGCTCCCTACAGATGTCCTCAAACCTGTTCTCCTGGGAGCATTTCTGGGAGGAGGCTCCCGTCCCTCAGTCTCCAACTCCATCATGCAGTCTCATTCACATAAcatctctgctctccagctccacTTCCCGCAGCAGGACAAATGAACCTTCAGCTCCTAGAGACCTGACTCTGACCTCCTTCTGATCAGCAATGGGGTTTCACCTTCCCCTCAACAAACCTGTCAGCCTCTGAATGATGAACGTCAGAGTCACCAGAACCAGCAAAACTCCAACTGCAGCCAGTTGAGCCTTTGTAAACTTAGCCCCTCTGGAAACCAGGTCTGAACTGGAGAGGTCTGAACTCATggactcctagactttaaggtcagaagggaccattatgatcatatagtctgacctcctgcacaatacaggccacagaatctcactctcccactcttgtaataaacccctaacctatgtctaaaCTATTGAAGTTCTCAAGtaatggtttaaagactttaaggtgcagagaatcctccagcaagtgaaccgtgccccatactgcagaggaaggtgaaaaatctccagggactctgccaatctgccctggaggaaaatttcttcccgagccctgagcatgtgagcaagactcacctcAACCCAATAAGAGGAGGACTGGGCAGCACAGGTCTGTaacagggaaaggagagtgctttcccctgggctgcagagcctggggcttagccaaactgattacagaatgagtccTACCTCAGAGGGACCATTTATTGGCCCCGAAAGAACCAGACTTCAGCGGCGATAAAGCCTAGCTGGGCTATGAACTGGAATGAGAACTAGGTAGGAAGTT encodes the following:
- the LOC120371407 gene encoding maestro heat-like repeat-containing protein family member 7 isoform X2 — its product is MPELLDAMLGNLLAESPDADRLHYILEISAEFPRMGHHVAQLALFVSDPDKDISRQARDGTYRLYQLLLQQRRLTIHEAEDLWYHYWHQDSRLLGYKNTARVEEVFGKFFSEGQRKYFLQTAMLAIHDPLLHVSQAGLLLTSSILGEAQQLMGDKLEDVTAKVMCQLCIIRHLHQVPEALQGLCLI